ATCGACGCCCATTTTAATACGGTGATCGCTCTATTAAAAGAGCTCGATATGTCACACATTCCGGTCATTGTACTATTCAATAAAAGTGACTTAAATCCGAATTTAAATTATGTGACAGAGGAAATGTATTTTATCGTCAATAAATTTATGCCAAAACATACGCTGTTAAACTGTTTAGAAGACGGAATAAAAATGCATTATGAAGCGTATAATAGAAATATTGAACCGAGTAAAATCAACGAATTATATGATTTAAAACAAAGAACGTACGTGACGAAAGAAGCGTTTGACGAGGAGTTAGAAGTATACAAAATTGAGGGATACACAAAAGATATAAGTATCGTTCAAGAGATTTTAAAGGAGAAACAATGACACACGCATTAGAGATTATTAAGCAATCAGAAATAGAAATAGAACCACTTGTAAAACAGAATAAACAAATTGCATATGATAACTTTAAAAAAGTGATGCAATCATTTAACGATCACTCCGTTATGGAAAGTGACTTTACTGGAACGACAGGTTACGGGTATGACGACACGGGTCGTGACAAATTAGAAGATATTTATAGAGATATTTTTAAAGCGGAAGATGCGCTCGTACGCGCGCAAATTATTTCAGGAACACATGCGATTTCTCTCAGTCTTTTATCGTTATTAGAACGTGGTGACGAGTTATTATACATTACGGGTTGGCCGTACGACACGTTAGAAAAAGTGATCGGAGATAGTGAGGAAGACGTCGGAAGTATGAAAGCACTCGGCATTGATTTTAATTATGTCGATTTAATTGACGATAAAGCGTTCGATATCGATGCGATTTTAAACAATATTAAAGACAACACGAAAGTAATCGGTATTCAGCGTTCACGTGGATACTCGACTAGAAAATCGTTAACGATCGAACAAATTGAAGCGGTTATAAAAACGATTAAAGAACGTCATCCAAATATTATCGTATTTGTCGATAACTGTTATGGTGAATTTGTAGAACGTAGAGAACCGATTGAAGTCGGTGCGGATATCGCTGCTGGAAGTTTAATAAAAAACCCAGGTGGTGGACTTGCTAAAATGGGTGGATACGTTGTTGGTCGTAAAGATTTAATTGAACGTGTCAGTTATAGATTAACTGTCCCTGGTATCGGTAAAGAAATGGGAGCGTCACTAGAAGTACTACTCGATATGTATCAAGGATTATTTATGGCACCGCACGCTGTCATTGAAAGTTTAAATGGGGCGCTACTTACGAGTCACGTGTTAACGAAATTAGGGTATCGTACAGATCCATTATTTGATGAAACACGTACTGACTTAATACAAAGCATTCAGTTTAACACTGAAGAAGAAATGATTTCATTTATACAAATGGTACAAAGCGCGAGCCCTGTAAACTCTAAATTTTTACCGATTCCAGATTTAATACCAGGCTATCAACATCCAGTCATTATGGCAGCAGGAACATTTATACAAGGTGCATCTTTAGAATTATCTGCAGATGGGCCAGTGAGGGAACCATATATCGCATTTATGCAAGGTGGCTTAGTATACGAGCACGTTAAATACGCGTTAGAAAAAGTTCTTACTCACTGGAGTGAGAAAGGGATTATATAGAAACGCTTAAGGGTATATCGAATTGTGA
Above is a genomic segment from Nosocomiicoccus massiliensis containing:
- a CDS encoding aminotransferase class I/II-fold pyridoxal phosphate-dependent enzyme, which encodes MTHALEIIKQSEIEIEPLVKQNKQIAYDNFKKVMQSFNDHSVMESDFTGTTGYGYDDTGRDKLEDIYRDIFKAEDALVRAQIISGTHAISLSLLSLLERGDELLYITGWPYDTLEKVIGDSEEDVGSMKALGIDFNYVDLIDDKAFDIDAILNNIKDNTKVIGIQRSRGYSTRKSLTIEQIEAVIKTIKERHPNIIVFVDNCYGEFVERREPIEVGADIAAGSLIKNPGGGLAKMGGYVVGRKDLIERVSYRLTVPGIGKEMGASLEVLLDMYQGLFMAPHAVIESLNGALLTSHVLTKLGYRTDPLFDETRTDLIQSIQFNTEEEMISFIQMVQSASPVNSKFLPIPDLIPGYQHPVIMAAGTFIQGASLELSADGPVREPYIAFMQGGLVYEHVKYALEKVLTHWSEKGII